The following nucleotide sequence is from Anaerolineales bacterium.
ATCGAGATTACGGAATGTTTTGATCACCCGTGCAGCTATCCTGGGGTGTAGGGTGGCGTCTCCGCGCGCTGCCCGGCGGATGGCTTCTGCAAGTTCCGATGCCTTTACGTCTTTAAGCAGATATGATATTGCCCCTGCTTGAAGCGCAGGAAAAATATATTCGTCTTGATGAAAAGAAGTCAGGATTATGATCTGAGTGCGCGGGCTGATGTCCTTAACCTTTCGGGTAGCCTCAATCCCATCCATGCCGGGCATGACCAGGTCCATTAAAACCACGTCTGGGACAAGTTCTTGGGCCAGTTTTACAGCCTCTCCACCGGTCCCTGCCTGGGCAATAACAGTTATATCAGGTTGGGCTTCCAGGTAGCTGCTAGCCCCCTGGCGCACCATTTCATGGTCGTCTACGATCATCACAGTGATTACACTCATTGAATCCGCCATACCGCCTCCTTACCCCTGGTTAGGGAGAGTAACAACGATTTCGGTCCCCTGGTCTAGTCCACTCTTCACAGAAAAACTGCCACCTAAGACCTCGCTACGCTCTCGCATCGAGGAAAGACCCAGCCCACTATGTGGTGCATTAACATCAAACCCCTTGCCATTGTCCTGGATGATCATGGTCACCATATTTGATTCCATTTTCAGTAATAACTCTGCTCGGCTGGCGGAGCTATGCCGAACAATATT
It contains:
- a CDS encoding DNA-binding response regulator, whose protein sequence is MSVITVMIVDDHEMVRQGASSYLEAQPDITVIAQAGTGGEAVKLAQELVPDVVLMDLVMPGMDGIEATRKVKDISPRTQIIILTSFHQDEYIFPALQAGAISYLLKDVKASELAEAIRRAARGDATLHPRIAARVIKTFRNLDPQEATPFITLTEREMEVLKLIAKGYSNERIADELVISMGTVKGHVSNILSKLHLADRTQAAAYAWQEGIVRRE